GGTCGTTTCAGGCTTACCACGTAATCCCTTTGCTTTGCAAAAACTGTTGGGCCTGCGTCAGGCCCAATTTTGCAGCCGTCTTGCAATCTTCTATGTCTTGCTTGTGGTTTCCGAGTTTGCCATAGGCTGAACCCCGGCTATAATAAGCTTCCGCATCCTTGGGATTTAGTTCTATGGCCTTGTCATAGTCCCTGATGGCATGGTGATAATCGCCCATGTGTGAGTATGCGTAACCTCGATTAGCGTAGGCAGCGCCATATGCAGGTCTTAGTTCTATTGCCTTGTCATAATCCGCTATGGCCTTAGGATGATCACCCAATTCGTTATACTCGTTCCCTCTGACGTAGTAGGCCACTTCATCTTTACCATCCAATTCAATTGCTCGCGAAAAATCGTTCAGTGCTTTCGCATGATTGCCAAGACTTACGTAAACGCTTGCCCTGCTTCTATAAGCCTTTCCATATTTAGGTCTTAGTTCTATAGCCTTGTCATAGTCCGTGATAGCGTGCTGCTGATTGCCGATTTTTTCATAACAAAGTCCCCGATTGTAATAGGCCAGCGCAATTGTAGGATCCAGCTCTATTGCCCTGTTGTAGTCGCTCAACGCCTGATTGTTATTTCCGAGCTCCGCATATGCAGTGCCTCGGCTGGCGTAAGCCGAGGCCATTTTTGGCGATATTTCAATTGCCTTTTCGAAGTCCCTGAACGCCTTGTTGTATTCTCCAATGGCAGTATATTCAACTCCGCGGTTAACGTAGGCTGCCGCATATCCCGGATT
The Syntrophorhabdaceae bacterium genome window above contains:
- a CDS encoding tetratricopeptide repeat protein; translation: AGRHTALLKRGAKKLFRTRDTAIVILGCLIMSATQCYPADPEAKVFDPPSGRNRNLLAQADEQLSASGWFNKGFAFTTFNKSKEAILAYTRAIQLNPGYAAAYVNRGVEYTAIGEYNKAFRDFEKAIEISPKMASAYASRGTAYAELGNNNQALSDYNRAIELDPTIALAYYNRGLCYEKIGNQQHAITDYDKAIELRPKYGKAYRSRASVYVSLGNHAKALNDFSRAIELDGKDEVAYYVRGNEYNELGDHPKAIADYDKAIELRPAYGAAYANRGYAYSHMGDYHHAIRDYDKAIELNPKDAEAYYSRGSAYGKLGNHKQDIEDCKTAAKLGLTQAQQFLQSKGITW